The DNA window ATATCTCGACAGGTGACAAGTGTAGCAAAATAGTTCTGATTCCATGGATGAATATGGTGCTTAACAATGAAACTTCCATTCATGTTCCAACGAATACATTTTCCTCTTATAGTCTTCCTTGCAATGACCATCAATAAATCCCAAGGTCAAACTCTAAGGGGTTATACTTACCTTAACCTGTTTTTATGCATGGTCAATTATATGTTGCTTTGTTTAGGGTCAACTCTAAAAAGGGCTTGAGAGTTTTAATAAAGAACAATGGTTCATTGAGTGATGGTTCTACCTTAAATGTTGTGTATAGGGAGATTTTTTATAATCTATGACTTGGagctttaaattttttgtgtagAGAAATCTCTATTTGTATGATTCAGTATTATTGATTAGTAAATTGTGGATGAAATTTTTAAGTCGAAGtcttgatatttttaattaggtgGTTCAATGTTTAATAGGAGGTTATTATGTAACTCTATCtacctattttttttattgttcagCAAATATATGAAATTGTGGTGTTTTGGTATGTAACTTGATATGAAGAAACTTCTCTACATTAGTAATGAACATGCAAGGAATGATTTCAATTTCTCATTTATGctgaaaaatttgaatatattaatttaattcgaTTTAGGGCAGACATTATGATATTTGtacataattttatttgattatgaTACACACTATATTATGcataaatgatatattttttaattccaATACTAAACATTTCCCGTGTATCGCACAGGTCACACTAGTTAGACTAATTAAAGACTAGCAAATATATCTTAACAACCTTTTACAACTATTGTATAAATaatcatctaaaaaataaatgagtCGATTATTGCGTAAAATAGTTACATTTatatgcattaaaattaaattttgaacttAAAATCTCGTTTTTAAAGTGTAGAAGTTctattattttaagtttttaactaattttatatttattattagtactcatttattaaattaaaaagactaatttaaaaatttaaatttaatatattactGGCACTAATTAAACTGAGTTAGTTTATGAAATAGCATAGTCAGAATAAAGTGAAGGTACGTAAAAGAAAAGCTACAAGGACATGAATCATGTCCAGCATTTGATTTGTGGCTGTAAGAGGTACTATGGCCCCCTGTTCCGTACTGGATCATGTAATGAGAGAGAGTACGTAGATAGAAAGAGATAGCACGCAGTAGCAAAGCAAAGCAATAATGGGAGTGAGACGATGGTTTTGTTCATGGATTCCGTTTCTGGCGATGGTGATTGTGGAGTGCCTTGACGTTGGGTTGACCACACTTGGCAAAGCAGCCATGTCAAGAGGGATGAACCACTTTATTTTTGTTGTCTACTCAAATGCTCTTGCCACTTTGATCCTCctcccttcttctttcttcatcaACAGGAACAGGTACCTGTCTTTTCATCTCATCTTCACTGATTCCATCTCTACCTAAttctcttcctttcctttgttTTGCAGAACTACAACACCACCTCTTTCTTTCTCGCTTCTTTGCAAATTCTTCCTCCTTGCCCTTGTTGGGTATGCCCCAAAAGTAGCTAAAACATAATATTTTCGGGAATTGTTCTTATATCTTTGGTTTCTCATTCAGTGATGATATCTTTTGTTGCTGAGATATACGTTGCAGCATAACTGTGATGCAGAATTGTGTTTTCACTGGCATAAGCTACAGCTCTCCCACTCTTGGATCTGCTATGAGCAACTTGACTCCAGCAATTACTTTTTTGCTGGCTGTCATATTCAGGTAACTAATTACAGGGCATACATCTATGCATTGCAACTAGATTTTGTCACTACCATGaaatttgaaaaccattatagGATGGAGAAATTTGAAATTAGGAGCTCCATAAGCCAGATCAAGATGCTGGGAGCCGTGGTGTCCATATCAGGAGCATTACTCGTCACCCTTTACAAGGGAAGTCCGATTGCTGGCTTTCAAATTCAACCATTACAACAAATGCTTTCAGAGACTACCAATTGGGTCATTGGTGGCCTCTTTCTTGCCATTGCATCTACATCCCTTGCAATCTGGAATATTGCTCAGGTCATTATTTTATGTCGTCGTTACTTTTTCGTACATCTTTGAATcaatatattatatttgatttgGTTGGGTGAATTTGTAGGCAGCAATTCTTAAAGGATACCCCTCTCAGTTGACCATTATAGCCTTCTACTGCCTGTTTGGAACCATCCAATGTGCAATACTTTCCTTGATCGTAGTCAGAGATCCAAATGCCTGGAAACTAAGGCCTGACATTGAGCTCACCACCATATTCTATTCAGTAAGCATACGTACTTACTACTTAGCAACCAaagacaacaaaaaataaagaacataaaTAAGATATAAATATTCACTGCAAAAGCTTCTTATGTGGAAAACAATATTGCAGGCAATTTTCGGAAGTGTGGTCACTTTTTCTGTATTGACCTGgtgcataaataaaaaaggacCAGTATTTGTGACCATGTTCAAGCCTTTGGGGATTGCAATTGCTGCATTCTCAAGTGTTGTCTTCCTTGGTGAAACACTTCCTGTTGGCAGGTAACTCAATATATATAATCTATTATCTTCGCAATAATGGATATGAGAAATGACTTTTTGGCCAGCTCATATTCATAGCTGTTCAGGTATTATATAAATATCAACTTTATCGATATCAATTTCAATGTTACCTACTTTGTGTTTCTACTCTACTTTTCAGGACTATTGGTTTGATGGTAATCATCATCGGATTTTACACAGTACTTTGGGCACAATCCAAAGAAGAAATTGGAGAAGGCATCGATGTAGATAGACAATCATCCCTGTCTGCACAAGCAAGTCCTCTACTAGAGTCACCATGAAAGCAATGTTTCAGGCACAACCACTGATCCAAGTTGAATATAATTCAACAGATATCACTTATGAAAGAACATATCTTTTTTTCAGGAAAATTTTACCAATTTATCGTTCTATTTTGTATTACCCCTCAGGTAAGTCAAAAAAAGACATCACATTGGTGAAAGGAATGAAAACTCTACATTGCTCACCTCCCTCAATTCAAAAAAACTAAATGTCCCGCAAGACGGTTGTAAATCCTGCTATGCTATCTAACAAAATCTACCAACTAACAAAATGTTAAGCGCAGCCTACACATGAAACAGAAGCCTGATCATGACTTCAGATCATCGGACATCGCTGAGGGAATGCAGTGGGTTGAAAGTATGTCTAGAGTAGCTGCCTTTGCAGTCTTTGTGCGAAGAACCACGATCTGCAAAGATTATTAGTCAATATAAGAGATAAAGCCATAATTCACCTATAAAAAAAGGGGCACATAAAACAGAGAGGGAGATGGAGATGGCCACCTGTTCGTAGTCTAGATTAAATTGCAGGTATTCATCGTTGCAGCTCTCTACCATATTGGCCAAGCTCTTGAGATTTTTCACAGGTTGACCATTAAAAGCAAGGACCTTAACAAATATAAAGAAATACAGGGACGTGAACAATTAAGTGGTTATCGTGATATATCTATTGACGGGCAAATCCaaacaaacagaaaaaaaaaaaaaagaatataaccATTACAAACCTGGGTGTTGACAATCTCTTCATATCCAATATTGATATCAGCCACCAACACCTTTAATGTATCAAAGAGATAGTCAAACTTGATCAGATCTATGAAGCACATAAATAGATATGGAATAAAGAACAAACATGACATAAGTACTCAGATGCAACACTGTTTGAAATATACAACtgtagtataaaatataaagttgaGACTAAATTAGCATTTCATAAAACTTTAAACTAAAAGAGATGAATatatttttggataaaaataagagagatgATAATAACTTTCATGTTAGCATAAATTCTTTCAAATCAATACTAAAATGAAGTTATCTATTTGATTGTTATAGAATTTCCATTTATATAGGCATGCAAGTTTGAAGCCAAAACTTGTAAATTTGGAGTATCTAAAATATATCCGAGAAGTACCTTACATGATGTGTGGTACCTACAATGAGATACTTAAGAGAAACAAAAGCAGAAAAGCCTCCAAAAGATCGTACCTGAGAAACCACAACAAGTTGTTCATCTGGCGATTGCGGCATTGAATGCAGCAGTTTATCCAAAAGTTTGACAGGAGCTTCATACTCATAATCCTTTCCATACTGTTCATATATGAAAATGAGTTGGAAACATACGGCTCAATAAGGACCTCAGGCATGTGTATGTTCTATTTGCTTAAGTAAGAAAGTAACACAGTGAGTGGAACCACATTACTCGGTGTTAGAATTTCATCAACGCAGTTCACTATATAGTTATAGCATAACATTTTCAAAAAGTCACATAATATTATAACTTTGAAAGATCTCATTCATCTTCAGTTTACACAACAACATTGAACAATTTCCTCCTCAGGCAAATatgatacaaattaaaatagccAAGCTAGATTAAATTTATCCAGAACAGTCAGTATCAGACATTTAAATAACTACTTGAGATAAGAAACATAGAAAGAACAACTATATAATATACTAAATATAAGCAATAGTAGAACCTAGATAGAAAACAGTAGAATTATAAAAGATAGGATGTTGAATTAACCACAAACCTCAGATCGAAGATATGGAACTGAAACGGTTGTAAAAACAAATCCTGCAATGATATAATATGAAGGAGGCCTGCCCTTGGTGTGTGCTGGAATTAGTCTTCTATGACTATCGAGTTTAATGTCAAAATTGAGGACCTCTGAATTTCTTAATACTTTAATTACAGCATTATCACCAGTATATTTCTGGGATATGAGGTAACTGAAACCAATGCGCTCCCCATGGCGAAATGGAACTGAAAATTACACCAGAAGTACAAGGCATTATATGACAGAATGTCACAAAAAGTAAACGCTTCACATATATGCACTTGGACTTGATGTTaaacacttggtgtgtgtttgggaaAGCTATgcattcaaaattattttaacaatCAATATATAAGCATAgtatatctttttattaatcATTTATTCACTTTCTTAGTCATGAAACAGGTAACTTATATAATGACTGTAATATTACTAATATGTGAGATAAACTGTGGAGAGGTGACATGTTATATAAATGTTGCCATCGTTCCTGAAAGAGCCACGTGTTTGCCACCACTTGGTCATAGTTGCTATCAGAAACAAAACTGTAGGTTCTCTCGGAAGATTCTTTACTATTAGTAAACAAAGTGTACTTTAGCAAAATACATGCCAGACAGTAATAGTACGGAAAATTGTATGATGAAACTAAAGGACTCACCTGTTCCATCATTGGCAATATCAACCCCATCAAAGCTAAGAATAACATCTGATGCCTTCAAAACCTTGGATTCTGGAGCAGTAGGATCAACTCTTCTAATTCGCACACCTTTCTGGTCAGTTCTCATGCCTGTTGCCATTCTTAGATCAGGATTTTCCATCTTTTGCCACTCAACCCCAAGAACAGGGAACCCTAACagtaaatcaagaaaaaaaaaaaaaggtataaaTAAATAGAACTTCAATGCTCAATGGAACAGTTTGTATGAGTGAAATCTGCATCTTAGAACATAGCATCATCTTACCAGTGTATCTTCCATTTTTCTCATAATCCTGGATGAAATGATTGATCACTGGTGTTGGAATAACATAACCTATATTCTCCGCATCTTCGTGCTTAAGGGACTGAAATGCAATGCCCACACAGTTTCCTTTATCATTAAATGCAGGTCCACCGGAATTGCCAGAATTTATAGCAGCATCTATCTGTAAAATTATCCTTGATTAGGGAAAACAAGGAAATGCTAAATGAAATCAAACTTATGGTTATCAAACTCTCAAATTAAGTCCCCAAATCAATTTCTTGTAAACATGGGATGAACTAACGCATGTACTATTTGAGCCAAAATTTCGTCTCTCAAGTATGAAAACATGGA is part of the Arachis duranensis cultivar V14167 chromosome 1, aradu.V14167.gnm2.J7QH, whole genome shotgun sequence genome and encodes:
- the LOC107492172 gene encoding WAT1-related protein At3g28050 — encoded protein: MGVRRWFCSWIPFLAMVIVECLDVGLTTLGKAAMSRGMNHFIFVVYSNALATLILLPSSFFINRNRTTTPPLSFSLLCKFFLLALVGITVMQNCVFTGISYSSPTLGSAMSNLTPAITFLLAVIFRMEKFEIRSSISQIKMLGAVVSISGALLVTLYKGSPIAGFQIQPLQQMLSETTNWVIGGLFLAIASTSLAIWNIAQAAILKGYPSQLTIIAFYCLFGTIQCAILSLIVVRDPNAWKLRPDIELTTIFYSAIFGSVVTFSVLTWCINKKGPVFVTMFKPLGIAIAAFSSVVFLGETLPVGRTIGLMVIIIGFYTVLWAQSKEEIGEGIDVDRQSSLSAQASPLLESP
- the LOC107492168 gene encoding protease Do-like 9, with product MGDKRKRGRKSKTPTSASETLGSPSTTAPNAATATATPSTIDDVFSVANVNLMDTTASPHQRRRPGRPKKVPHQSDRPGRRQSSRPPVDANGAVEVPPAAEAMEEDPVWENVVPGRVVPAMDSVVKVFCVHTEPNFSLPWQRKRQYSSSSSGFVIGGRRLLTNAHSVEHYTQVKVKKRGSDTKYLATVLAIGTECDIAMLAVDDDEFWQGMSPVEFGNLPALQDAVTVVGYPIGGDTISVTSGVVSRIEILSYVHGSTELLGLQIDAAINSGNSGGPAFNDKGNCVGIAFQSLKHEDAENIGYVIPTPVINHFIQDYEKNGRYTGFPVLGVEWQKMENPDLRMATGMRTDQKGVRIRRVDPTAPESKVLKASDVILSFDGVDIANDGTVPFRHGERIGFSYLISQKYTGDNAVIKVLRNSEVLNFDIKLDSHRRLIPAHTKGRPPSYYIIAGFVFTTVSVPYLRSEYGKDYEYEAPVKLLDKLLHSMPQSPDEQLVVVSQVLVADINIGYEEIVNTQVLAFNGQPVKNLKSLANMVESCNDEYLQFNLDYEQIVVLRTKTAKAATLDILSTHCIPSAMSDDLKS